In a genomic window of Amphiprion ocellaris isolate individual 3 ecotype Okinawa chromosome 11, ASM2253959v1, whole genome shotgun sequence:
- the mettl5 gene encoding rRNA N6-adenosine-methyltransferase METTL5 isoform X1, with product MKLKELESCLQQVDTFEEPKILLEQYPTSPHIAACMLYTIHSTFDDIEGKLVADLGCGCGVLSIGAAMLDAGLCVGFDIDEDALDIFRRNAEEFEICNVDLVQCDLCCLEAEAYAKKFDTVIMNPPFGTKHNQGMDMKFLRAALTMAQTAVYSLHKTSTREHIQKKAKDWGVKMEVIAELRYDLPASYKFHKKKSVDIQVDFLRFSKT from the exons ATGAAATTAAAAGAATTAGAAAGCTGCTTGCAGCAAGTGGACACATTTGAAGAGCCTAAAATCCTCCTGGAGCAATATCCAACCAGCCCTCATATAGCAG CATGTATGCTTTACACGATCCACAGCACGTTTGATGACATTGAGGGGAAACTAGTGGCGGATCTGGGATGTGGTTGTGGAGTCCTGAGCATCGGTGCTGCCATGCTGGACGCAGG TTTGTGTGTCGGCTTTGACATTGATGAAGACGCGCTGGACATATTCAGAAGAAACGCAGAGGAGTTTGAGATTTGTAACGTAGACCTGGTCCAGTGTGACCTGTGCTGTCTGGAGGCCGAGGCTTATGCCAAGAAGTTTGACACTGTGATTATGAATCCACCATTTGGAACAAAACACAATCAAG GTATGGATATGAAGTTCCTCCGAGCTGCTTTAACAATGGCACAGACGGCTGTGTACTCACTTCATAAAACATCAACACGAGAA CACATACAAAAGAAGGCTAAAGACTGGGGAGTAAAGATGGAAGTCATAGCAG AACTACGATATGACCTGCCAGCGTCTTACAAGTTCCACAAAAAGAAATCG GTTGACATCCAGGTGGACTTCTTACGATTCTCCAAAACCTGA
- the mettl5 gene encoding rRNA N6-adenosine-methyltransferase METTL5 isoform X2: protein MKLKELESCLQQVDTFEEPKILLEQYPTSPHIAACMLYTIHSTFDDIEGKLVADLGCGCGVLSIGAAMLDAGLCVGFDIDEDALDIFRRNAEEFEICNVDLVQCDLCCLEAEAYAKKFDTVIMNPPFGTKHNQEPSIKPGDRTFSISAPTLWNSLPQHIHGCTDLTTFKSLLKTHLFKTVFNIYFLCVL, encoded by the exons ATGAAATTAAAAGAATTAGAAAGCTGCTTGCAGCAAGTGGACACATTTGAAGAGCCTAAAATCCTCCTGGAGCAATATCCAACCAGCCCTCATATAGCAG CATGTATGCTTTACACGATCCACAGCACGTTTGATGACATTGAGGGGAAACTAGTGGCGGATCTGGGATGTGGTTGTGGAGTCCTGAGCATCGGTGCTGCCATGCTGGACGCAGG TTTGTGTGTCGGCTTTGACATTGATGAAGACGCGCTGGACATATTCAGAAGAAACGCAGAGGAGTTTGAGATTTGTAACGTAGACCTGGTCCAGTGTGACCTGTGCTGTCTGGAGGCCGAGGCTTATGCCAAGAAGTTTGACACTGTGATTATGAATCCACCATTTGGAACAAAACACAATCAAG AACCAAGCATCAAACCTGGGGACAGAACCTTCTCCATATctgcccccacactctggaactccctACCCCAACACATCCATGGCTGCACCGACCTGACCACTTTCAAATCACTCCTCAAGACCCACCTGTTCAAAACTGTCTTTAATATAtactttttatgtgttttatga